The sequence below is a genomic window from Acidobacteriota bacterium.
CCTTACCGCCATCGGCACGTCATACGAACCATTCGCGTCGGCGTAAATCGTCATCGCATCGCCGAAGGTTTTGCGGGTCAGCGGAATCATCGCCAGATCGCGTTTGGTCGAAGCGTCGTCGTACCGCATACGCGCGCCAAGCCGGAACTTGATTGCTTTCGCGCCGGTTTCGGCGACGACTTTTTGCAAGTATTCAATTTCGGCTTCGGGCGCGTTGCCGCGATTGCCACTGGCTCGGTAAACGGCAATGTCTTTTTTGGTGACCTTGCCGAACAACTCGCCGAGCGACCGCCCAGCGACTTTGCCCAACAAATCCAGAATCGCAATTTCCGCACAGGCAACCGAAACCCAAAACGGCAATCCCTGCCATTTGTAATTGGAATCTTTCAAATACACGCCGGTCAGATGAGTTTCCAATTCGCGCGCATCGCGACCCACGAAATACGGCAACACTTTACTCACCAAAATCGGCCAGGTGTTGGTGACGACTGGCGTGTGACAAACCGAAATTCCTTCCACGCCATCGGTCGAACGCGCGCGAACCAGTAAGTGTTTGCCGGCTTTCAGCAATTCCATGCTGGCGATTTTAACCGGCGGTTTCACTAACTCCGCACGCAACACAGGCGCATCCCAAACCCGATCCAGTTTCGCCGACAAATCTTTGACTTCTTCGGCAAAAGCCTTTGGCGCAAAACTCAGTGTGCTGACCGCTACGGTTGTTTTCAGAAATTCACGACGTTGGTTGCTCATGATTCATCTCCAATGTTCAGTGCCGAATGTAACTTCGTCGGGGCAATCATCATCCAGGCCTGGCGAATGTGCGAAGACAGTTCGTCGTCACCCACCTGATCCAACTTGATGCCCACCCAACCCCGCACGCCAACATACGGCGGGCGGAAAAACTTGTCCGGCTCGGCTTCGATCAACATTTCCTGCACGCCCGTGGGAGCGGCGCACCAGATGGCAATGCGCCCGTCATTGTGGTGATTGTCCACGAACATGACGAACGTTTTTTTCTTCACGAAAAAGGTTGGCGCGCCGTGCGAAAGCTTTTCGGTGACCTCCGGCAAATCCAGGCAAAACTGGCGGACACGAGCAAGGTGATTTTTTTTCATAACAGCGTCCTCAAGAAAGAAATAGGTGCACTTGGTTGTAGCCGTAAGGCCGCCAATTTTCAAACTTTCGTGGACTTTATTCTGTGCAAGTTTGAGAGGCTGCGTTACACTCGGTGCGCATTTTGGACTCTGACAAACATTCACGCGATCGTGAATGCCAACAACGAAGAAAATCACGTGGTGTCCCTCGGCAAAAACCTTTCAAACCTACAAGGGAAACTATGACGAAAAAAACTTATCTGGCGATGTTGTTTATCACGCTGTTGAGCTTTCTGTCGGCAGGTTGCATCAGCGTTGAACAGGAAATCTTTCTCGAATCCGACGGCAGCGGCGATATGGTCATGCATCTTTCCTTGCCGGACATTCCCGAAGAACTGATGAAAAATTCGCCTGCTGCGAGCGCAGGCGCGGCACAACCCGATCCGAAACAAATGATCGAAGAATTGAAGCAGAAATTTTCAGCAGGATTGCCGCCGACCGTACAATTGAAAGAAGCCAAAGAGGTCAAACGAAATGGCGCGTTCGGATATTACATCGTGCTGCACTTCAAACAATTGAGCGATTTGGAATCGGCGCTGGACAGTTTTTCCAAAGAAGGGTTGGGTGAACAAAAACCCAACGAACCAAAGAAAGCAAACAATTCCTATTGGAAAGTCGTTCAGGAAAAACGCGGCAACCTGACCGTCATCACTCAACGAATGTTCATTGATCTGGCCGATGCGTTTGACAAAAAATTGCCGGATGCCGACAAGGAAAAATCGGCTGAATCGGTTGCGCCAGTTGAACCGTCACCTGCACTCAAACAGCGGGCAACCAAACGAACCGGACGTGCAAGCACCTCGACTCAGAAAAAAGAAGAAGAGCCTCCTCCGCCAGCGGAAATGCCACCAGACTTTATGAAAGGAATGTTCGAAGGAGAAATGATGAACATGCTGCTTTCCTCCTTGTTCAAATTCCGGTTCATCGTGCACGCACCCAGGAACTTTACTGAAACCAACGCGGACATCGTGTTGAACGGGAAGACCGCCATCTGGAACGCATCGTTTGGGGCTTTCATGGACGAGAAAAACCCAAAAGAGAAAAAAGTGCTTGAGATGAAAGTCGTGTATTGAGTCCAGCAGATGGGGCGATTGGCAGAATCACCCCATCTCCAATTCCTATTTTTCCGCTGTCATAAATGTCCATTTCAGATCGCGGTAATGTGAATTCTTTGACAGTGCCGCCTCGCCTCGCAGATTGCCTCGCCCGTCTTTCTTCACCTGCAACGCCGACCAGGTGAATTCCCCTTTTTCATAATTGAACGTCTCGCCGTCGTCGTCGTACAGAGCAAAGCCGCCTTCGCTCGTGCCGTAATGGCGGACTTCCAGCGACAGAACCTCATCGCTTCGCGGCGCGCGCATGGCGGCAGGAATCATCGGAATAATTCCGCCGTCTTTGACATACAGCGGAATGCGATCCAATCCTGGCGTGATGTCAATTGCCTGGCCGTTGCCGACGTATTTGCCGGAATAAAAGTCGTACCAATTGCCTGCGGGCAAATAAACCTTCCTGGATGTTTCGCCTGCAAACATCGGCGCAACCAGCAAATTGTCGCCGAGCATGAATTGATCTTTGATTCCCTGCTTTGCGGCCAACGCGTAAGGATTCGCCGTTGAATCCAGCCTGCCTGCGGTTGGTTGCGATGCCTGCAAAAAATCATCCACCAGATACATTGCGCGAACCGGCGGTTTACCCTCGAAATGGTACTGCGCGAACGCCGTATAAATGTATGGCAGCAACCGCATTCTGAGCAGCGCGACTTCGCGGACTTGCGGTTCGACTTCCCTGAACGTCCACGGTTTGGTTCCGTCCGACCAGGCGTTGAGCATCGCCATCGGCGAAAAACAAACCGATTGCATCCGGCGCAGCCATTCCTCGCCGGATTTCGATGCGCGCACTTCGGGCGTCCACAACACGCCGGCAAAGCTGCTATTGACCAGCGCGGTGATGAAATCGCGGTGATCGTAATAATCGTTGTAAATCACATACGGCAGCGCCGAGGCTACGGCGTTGGAACCTCTGACCAATCCGTAGGTTCGCTGATTGCGCTGGTGAAACCATTCGGCGGTCAGCCGTTGCAACAGCACCCCGTAAATTTGCCGCATCTGTTCGCCGTCTAGGCCCGATGGAAAGCGTGCCACATCCGGCCACAACCACTGATCGTACCCATCCACTTCGTCAATTTTGTAGCCGGAAACGCCGATGCCGATGTGGCGGAAAAGGAAAAAGTCTTTGTACGACTGCTGCGCCTGTGGCAACGTAAAATCAGGAACCAAACCATTCCAAACGTTGTGCGTCCCCGTGTAAGGTTTCACGGCGTTATAAATCGGCGAGTCGGGCGAGATATACGGATTGAGCCACAAATTCAATCGAACGCCTTTTCCCAGCATTTCGCGTACAAACCGTTCGGGTTGGGGAAAGCGGCCTTTGTCCCAGTCGAACGAACACGGGTAGGATTTGGTTTGCCATCCCGGTTCCAACCCTATGAAATCCAGCGGAAAGCCGTGTTCCGCAAATGCTGCAACTTCTTTGCGAATGTCGTCCGCAGTCGAAAGTGTAGGCACGCGGTGCGTAAAGCCCAATCCCCATTTCGGCGGCAACACGCCACCACCGTTGAACAGGTTGTATCGCTGCACGACTTCCATCGGCGAACGCCCCGCAAACAGAAACACTTCCACGCCGTCTGCCGGAACCAGGATTTCGACCGAATCGGAAATCGGCTGCGCTTCCCAGGTGCGATCCGTGTTTCGGTCTTTGATCTTTGGCGGAGTGGCGCTGTTTTGGCGAAGCCCCGTTCCCGCGTACACAGTGATGTAGCGCGCAGAGTTGATCAGCACGCCGTACCCCAGGCTGGAAACATAAAACGGCACAGGCGCGTGCGTACGACCATTGTCTTTGCCTCCGTAATGATCCACGTGCAAGGTCATGGTCTTACCGCGTTGAAGGACGTTTTTGAAATTCAATCCAAAGCCGAACAACTCTTCCTGCTGCCGCAGCGGAAAGCGCAAAAACACGCGGCCTCGATTGATTTGGAATTCGCTGTCTTTTAGCGCCGCAGGAAATTCCGCGCCGCCCAGTTTGGCCAACGTTTCCGTTTGCGGTTTGCCGCCAGCGGCTTTCAGCAAATCCATTTGTTCCGGCGTGCCGAGTTTTGCCGACCAGACGCCGCTCGCCACGGGTCGCCAAACGATGCGCGATTCCTGCGCCAGGGCAATCGTCGCCAGAAACAAACTCAAAAGAAGCAAACTCAAAATGGGAAGCAAAATTTGTTTCATAAAGCTGGAAGAGAGGGTTCGTGGTCAGCGCGCGCGAACCATTGGGCCTTCGGCGCTTTTCGGCGTTCCGGTTCCGCCGCGACGCACCAGCACGATTTCGGCCAGAATTGCGATGGCGATTTCTTCGGGCGTCAGTGCGCCAATGTCCAACCCGATGGGCGCGTGAACACGGCGCAGCAATTCCGGCGCGACCCCTTCGCGTTTCAAACGTTCGCGGATGGTCGTCGTTCGGCGACGGCTGCCGATCATGCCAATGTACCGCGCCGGTTTGGCGATGACTTCGTGCAAACAGATTTCGTCGTGACGATGGCCGCGCGTGACAATGACAATGTGCGAAGCCGGCGTGATGTTCAGCGATTGCAATGCCGCGACAAAATCATCGGCAATCAATTGAATTCGTTCGTCCGGAAACTTTTCGCGCGAAGCGAAATCCGCCCGGTCGTCAATCACCGTTACCTGGAAGCCCAGAAAGCGCCCGGCAACGGCGACGGATTGGCCAACATGGCCGCCTCCGCAAACGATCAACTCCAACGGAGGTCGCGAGATTTCAAACAGCAGCCGCAAATCGCCAACCGGCTGTTCGTCGGAGCCAACGACGACGATTTCCTTTCGGTCATCGGCGATCAACGAAATCGCGTGGCGGCAGGCGATTTCGTCCAGCGCGGCATCACCCAAAGTTCCGGCCACTGGCTTTCCGGCATCGTCAACCAACAGCTTTTTGGGTTCGATGGTTCGGTCGCCTTTGGTCATCAAGGAAACGATGGCCAGCGAACGGCCTTCGCCGAGCGCGCGTTCGATTGCCGCAGAAATTTCCCTTGCCGTCATCATCAGTTCCACACCTCGATAAAAACTTCCATTTCGCCCCCGCAAACCATGCCTTCTTCGTCGGGCGGGACATCCGGATTGTCGCGCAAGGTAAACTTGCACAGGCGCGGTTTGCTTTCCATTATCGCTTCGCGCGCTTCGGCCCACACGTCGGCTTCGACGCAACCTCCGCCGACAGTGCCCAGCATTCGCCCGTCTTCGTACACCAGAAGTTTCGCGCCCGTACGCTGAGGCGTCGAACCGGCGGTCGTCACAATCGTGGCGACGGCGAGTTTCCGGTGCTCAGCCTGTGCTTTGGTGATTTCCGCGTACACTTCGCTCTGCGTCAACAAGCTCATAAATTCATCCTCAAGTTCATGGAATATATTGGTTGGCGGCGCGGCGCTGTTGATATTTTGACCGCAGCATCAAGGTAAATTCCATTTCTAAATTGACTGCGCGCAATGCCAGACGCGTTTCAGCGATCAACGTCATACAGCCGTAAAACAGAAACAACGTGCCCACAATGCCCAATATATTCGGCATCCAACCACCTTTTTTGAAAACGGCGACATACCCAATGGCGACCATCGCGGCGACAAACAAACTCAGGGCGACGTAAAAACTGGTGACGGATTGCTGAATCAACCGGCTGCGCCGGGCGTGAATGAGAAGCTGGCGTTCGACTTCCGCGCGGCGCTCATCGGGAAAATCCATCTCCCCTTCATCTCTTGAAAGCTCTTCAATGGTACGACTCAGTTCCCGAACCCGGTCAACAACTCGGCCTAAGCGCGTCGAAGTCGAAAAAACCAGCGTGCCGCATGCCGAAATCAACACCGCCGGAGTAATCATCGCACTCAGGATATTCAGCGCAGTCAGCGCTTTGGTCAGGTCTTCCATTTTTGATCGTGGCGCGGATTTTTCCAGTCTGCGCCGGACTCCAAAGTAATCGGCCTGTGCCGATCCACAAACTTTCTAAAGCTCGACCGAGCAGGTTGGAAAAGCTGCTCTACACTTCCAAAGCATTGATGCGTTCGGCCAGTTTGAAGTCTTTCGCCGTCAACCCGCCTTCACTGTGCGTCATCACGCTCAGCCGAACGTTATTCCAGCCATGAATCAGAATGTCGGGGTGATGATCCATCGCTTCGGCTTCTTCGGCGACGCAATTGACGAACGCCATTGCCGCTTTGAAATCGGTAAATTTGAAGTCGCGGACGACCTCATTCCCTTCGCGTCGCCAGCCATTGGCGGCGGCCAAACCTTGGTTGATTTGCTCTTCGTTTAACTTCATTGCCTGCTCCTGAATTGCGGATTCCCAATGACACAGAACATCAGAAGGTAATACCAGATGGCAAATTTCGCATACAGAACTTACCTTGCGCAACGAAACAGCGGTGTATAGACTTGCTACTCAAATACAGACTTTTATTTGATCGGAGAAATTCCATCAACAGCGTGCACTAAAAACCCTCCGCTGAAGCGAGCCTTACTGTGACCATTCGCCGTTCTTTCTGGAGGCATACGACTGGGATGATGAACGAAACTATGTTTGAACGCCGTCTAGTGTTAGAACCCCAAACCATCGTCAACGCTTATCGCACGATGTACACCGCACGCCGCATTGACGATAAAGAAATTCAGCTCAAACGACAAAACAAAATCTTTTTTCAAATCAGCAGCGCCGGACATGAAGCCGTGACGACGGCGGCCGGATTGTTACTGAAACCGGGGTACGATTGGTTTTATCTGTATTACCGCGACCGGGCGCTGGCATTGCAACTCGGAACAACCGCCTTTGAGCATTTGCTGGCCGCCGTTGCTGCCGAAAACGATGGGTTTTCCGGCTCGCGACAGATGCCTTCGCACTGGAGCAGCAAACGCTTGAATATGGTCGGGCGTTCGTCCTGCACCGGCATGCAGTTTCTGCAAGCGACAGGGGCGGCGGAAGCCGGCTATCGCTATTCGCTGATCAAAGAAATTACCGACCGTGCCAAAGATTTTCACAATGACGAAGTCGTTTACGTTTCGGCGGGCGACGGAGCCACCAGCGAAGGCGAGTTTTGGGAATCGCTCAACACATCCTGCAACCTGAAATTGCCGCTGCTGTATTTGATCGAAGACAACGGGTACGCCATTTCGACGCCGGTCGAAGTGCAAACTGCCGGCGGCAGCGTTTCCCGACTGCTGACAGGTTTTCCGGGGTTATACATCGCCGAATGCGACGGAACCGATCTGTTTGAAAGTTACGACACGCTGAAAGGCGCGATTGAATACTGCCGCGCGCGTCGCGGCCCCGCGCTGGTTCACGCGCACGTCATTCGTCCGTATTCGCATTCGCTTTCGGATGACGAAACGCTTTATCGTCCCGCAGAAGAACGCGCCGAAGACGCCGCGCGCGACCCCATCACCAAGCTCGGCAAATTCATCGTTCGCGAAGACATTTTGACCCAAGGTGAACTGGAACGGGTACGCAACGAAGTGGATGCCGAGATCAATGACGCCACCGACCGCGCGCTGACGTTCCCGCAACCGCCGAAAAGCTCCGCGCTGAAATTTGTGTATTCGCCGGACGTGGATCCGACTTCGCCCGAATTCGACACGGAGGCGCAGGCGGAACTGAGCGGCAACGAAGGCACGATGGTGGATTTGATCAATCGCTGTTTGCACGAAGAAATGGAGCGAGAGTCCCGCATCATCGTTATGGGCGAAGACGTTGCCGACGCTAGTCGCATTCACGTGCTGAACGCAGTCAAAGGCAAAGGCGGCGTGTTCAAAGTCACGGCCAACTTACAGCGTAAATTCGGCAGCGACCGCGTTTTCAACACGCCATTGGCCGAAGCCAACATCGTTGGCCGTGCGATGGGAATGGCCACGCGTGGGTTGAAACCTGTGGCGGAAATTCAGTTCTTTGATTACATCTGGCCGGCGATGATGCAGATGCGCGACGAAATCCCGTTGCTGCGTTGGCGATCGAACAATTCCTGGACATGTCCGATGGTCGTTCGCGTGCCGATTGGCGGGTACCTGACCGGCGGCGCGATTTATCACAGCCAATCCGGCGTTTCGATGTTCACGCAAATTCCCGGATGGCGAGTCGTCATGCCCTCCACCGCGCTGGACGCGAATGGGTTGCTGCGCACGGCGATTCGCTCGGATGACCCGGTGCTGTTTTTGGAGCACAAACACCTGTACCGCCAGACGTACAATAAGAGCCAGTATCCCGGACGCGACTTCATGATCCCATTCGGCAAAGCCAAGGTTGTTCGCGAAGGCGAAGACCTGACCATCGTCACCTATGGCGCGTTGGTGCAACGTTCGCTGGTTGCGGCCAGACAAGCTGCGCAAACCGGGATTGATGTCGAAGTGATTGATTTGCGCAGCTTGAATCCCTACGACTGGGCGGCCATCGAACGCAGCGTCAAAAAAACCAACCGCGTCATCGTCGCGCACGAAGATTCGATGTCGTGGGGATACGGAGCCGAAATTGCCGCTCGGATTGCCAACGATTTATTCGATCACCTGGATGCTCCGGTCAAACGCGTCGGCGCGCTGGATTGTTTTGTCGCGTACGCGCCGCAGGTCGAAGACGCCATCCTGCCGCAAATCGAAGACGTGCTGAAGGCCATCAACGAAACCACGGCTTATTGAACTGGAAATGAGTTAGAGCAATTTGGGAACTGTCCTAACTCGTTTTCTCAAGCCGGTGGTGTCCTAATTCATAATCATTCCTATGCGTCTCAAGCCGGAGAATGTGAAACTGTTTACCCAACCGTAAGGCGTAAAAATGAGGATCACCGCATAAGGCGGGGCCCAAAAAACGAAGAGTAAATGAAAACGAAGGCCGAACAAAAGAAGACCGATTCTCTCGCGACATTCCGAGCAAAACCCAAGCCGCAAGCGAAACGCACGGTCAAAAACGGTAAGCCGTCTAACGAACTGGTTTTCAGCGCATATACGGAGGGAAATGATAGCGTCTTTCCCCGTATTCTTGGGCTATATGTCAAACCGGGCAGCGTGGTTGCCGATGTCACTTACGGGAAGGGCGTGTTTTGGAGAGATGTCCCGGAAGGTGCGTACCAGCTAAGAGCGACCGATCTTCAAGACGGGATTGATTGCCGCAAGCTACCGTACAAAGACAACGAGCTTGATTGCGTTGTCTTTGATCCTCCGTATATGCACACCCCTGGCGGGTCTGCTCACACCGTCCATAATCAGTTTGAAGATCACTACCGGAACAACAGCACTGGCAACCGAACTAACAGCAAATATCACGAGGCGGTTCTTGAGCTATATATCGAAGGTGGGAAAGAAGCGCATCGCGTCCTTCGCAATCGAGGTGTCTTTATCGTAAAGTGCCAAGATGAAGTGTGCGCGAATCGGCAACGATTCACGCATGTTGAGATAATGGCGGCGTATGAGAAGATGGGGTTTGTTGCGGAAGACCTTTTTGTAATCGTTCGCAACAATCGCCCTGGCGTTAGTCGAGTCGTTCAGCAAGTTCACGCTCGCAAAAATCACTCCTACTTTTTAGTGTTTTGGAAGTCAAACAACGGAAAACAACGATGGGAACCTCCCCAGTAGATCCGATTGGCTTGATGGTTGATATTATCAAGTCTCATGCACCCGAAAATATCTGGATAACATCACCCCTTCAAGCCTATCGAGGTCTCGGCAATACTAACAGAGGGGAAATTGGCGAAGAGTTTATTCGCCAATTTCTTAAAGCGCACGGTATTGCCGTCAGCCACGGCAATCGAGCTTCGATCACTGATGCAAAGATTGAGGGCCACCCTTTTGAGATCAAAACTGCTTCACTTGGCGCGAACGGCACGTTTCAGTTTAACCATGTCCGGCTAGACCGGGCTTACGAATATCTGCTCTGTCTGGGAATTTGTCCGGAAGAAATCGTTTATAACATCTGGCGCAAGGGCGAAGTTGCTGAAGGCAAAGCGGGAAGGTTAGTGCGTATGGCGGAAGGGCAAGCCGTAACGTGGAAACTCACCAAGAAGCTCAACGCTATGGCTCCAATCAAAAACTTGCCAGACAATCTTCGCGTCATCCTTGATTTACCTAAACCGGACTCCAGTGAGTAGGAACAACCCGCGAGCCACAATGCCAAATCCCGATTTCAAATTAGGACACACCCTCAAGCCACTTTGCCTTTCAACTTAGAAAAACCGGACAGTGTAACTCACGCGCACGCCGCGACCGATTTCCGGGGAGATGTCTTTGATGAACGACAAGTGGTTGAAATACAGCTTGTTACCTAGATTGAAGCCATTCACCGAAACGATATGCGCCGCGTGTTTTTGGGCGATTGTGTAAGAAGCCAGCACATTGACGATGCCATACCCTGCCGTGCGCTCTTCATTGGTGAACAACCGGTTTTGATCGCGCGCCATGACCACTTCCGGATTCAGCCGAAAAGCTCCAAACTGAAAATCCACGCCCAATCGTCCGCGCAACGGCGGAATGCGTGGCAACGGTGTTTTGGTTTCCGTAAGTTCCGCCCGGACGTAATCCAATCCGCTATTCAGCCAGATGCTTTTTGTCAGGCCAATGCTCAGGTCGGCTTCGACGCCCTGGTAACGGCTGTCTGCTTGCGTGTATCGGGCCACAGGCAGGCCAGCTTGCTGATCGCCGGTCGGAGCCAGAAAGACGAAATCTCCGAATTTGTAATGAAAGTAATGCCCTTCGGCGCGAAGCCGCTCGGAGGAATGCCGCAGCGAAAGATCAATCCCGTCGCCGCGTTCGCGCTTCAGGTTCGGATTGCCAATTTCAAAAGTCAAATTCCCCGGATGCGGGCCGTTGTTGTACAACTCGTCCAGCGAAGGCGCGCGGTATGAATGCACGTAATTGGCCGCGAAAACGCCGTGTTCCCACAACGGAACGCGAACGCCAAACGCGCCGGAAAATCCTGTGAACGAGCGGTCGGGCAAACCCGCAGAATTGATTGGGGTGTAGCCGTTGTGTTCGACTCGTCCACCGAATTGCAAGGCGACGCGGGTGAAATCCACGGTTTCGACTGCAAAGGCGGCAAAGGAATTTTGCGTCGTCGGCGGAGCCAGGGCTTCATCGCCCACGGTTTTGAAATCCCGGTAAAAGCCGGAAACGCCAAAACTTCCGGTCAATTTCCCGACGGCTTTTTGTTCAAAAAACGAGCGATACGAATAGGTCTTGTTGAAAAACTGGGTTTCGGGAGTTCCGTCCACCAGTTCCTGGTGTTTGTAATTGGTGTAATCAAACGTCAGATGGATATGCTCCAAACTCGATGTCACGTTGTTCAATCCGGCATTCAACCGCAAATCGTGGCGATGCATGTCCAGTTTGGAAATTTCCGGGTTTGGCTCATTGGGATCATAAGGAACGCCGTAAAAGTTGTTGTTGTAGGTGTAACTGGCGTTAAGAAAGCCTTTGTCGGTGAAATATCCGCTACCGCCGGTGAAATCGTAATTGCGCAAGGCCGTGTTTGGCACTTTGCCGCGCGCTGAACTGTAATCGCCGGATTTTTGCCCGCCGCCATTTCCCCATACCAACCACTTGCCTTTGCCAAATTCCAATCCGGCGCTCATCCCCCCCAGATTTTGCGTCGAAGCGCCAACGCCGGAAACGTATCCGTGTAACCCTTCGTGCGCCTGTTCATGGCCGCTGACGGCATTAACCAACCCACCGATGGCGTTGCTGCCATACAACAACGTTGCCGGGCCGCGAACGACTTCAATCTTTTCGACCGACAACACATTGATGGGTTCGCCGTGATCGCCGGATGTGGAAGACAGCGAACCGGAACGAATCCCATCCTGCGCCACCAGCACGCGGTCGCCGTCAAAACCGCGAATCACAGGCCGCGAAGCTCCGGGGCCGGAACTGCGTTTGGCGATGCCGGTTTGATTGTCCAGCGCTTCGCCCAGCGACGACGTATCTTTTTCTACCAATGAGGTCGCGTCCAAACTGTTGACGCTTTGAAACGATTCCAGCGCCGACTGTTCATTGCCGGTTGCGGAAACCGTCACCTGATCGCGCAATCCTGTGAGTTTTAATTTCAAATCCACCGTCGCGGTTTCACCGGCTTTGACCTGCACTTGTTCGATGACGTCCGGCAAACGGTCGAATTTGGCGACAATACTGTAACTGCCCGGCGGTACGTTTTTGAATTCATAAGCGCCGTTTTCATCCGTCGTCGTCGAACGTTTCAATTGAACGATCGTAACAATCACATCGTGAATTTCCAGATTTTGCGATTCCAGCGAGACCGTTCCTTTGATCGTTCCGGTCGCCTGTCCAACGCCGACGCCCGCCAAACCAATCAAACAACAAACCGACAGGGCAAACACCAGACTAGGTCTTTTCAGATGCATCCAACAATTCTCCTTACCCAAACTTACTTTGATTGAACTTCTATTGTGCCAGTTTATGGTAGTTCAGTGTCGGCCAAGTCGGCATGCTGGTTTTTATGAAGCGACTTGATCGGCGGATGAGTGGTTGTTTTCTAACAATGAACGGAGTGGCGGAGTCAGAGCTTTTTCCGCATGCCCAGCGTCAACGGCTGATATCCGGCTGCTTCCCAAAATCGCCGCGCTGCCTCGTTGATGTATAACACGTGCAATTCTGTGAGGGGAATGGATTGCGCCAGCAACCAATTTTCAGCGGCGGTCAAAAGCTCTCGCCCGATTTTTGACCGGCGTGTTTGAGGGTGAACATAAATTCCAGCGATGTACCCGCCGACGGTTTCGACGTTCGGGCGAGGGCGGCGCAACAAAAAATTGACGGCCTTTCGCGCCAACTGCTCCGAACGATCCACCAGCCAGCGCGCAAATCCCAATTCCCGGCGTGTCAACATTTGCCCTTGAATCATGACTTTGATGTAGCCGATCAATTCGCCGCTTTTTTCGGCGACAAAAAAGCGATAGTTCGGTCGGAGCAGTTGTTTGCGAATCTCTTCGGGACTGGCCGCCCATCCGGTCAGTTCGCCCATCGCTTCGTTGAGGGATTTTTCGTACAGCAGCAATTCTCGCGAAAGCGCGGCCAACGGTTCAGCGTCGTCATCGCGGGCGGCGCGGATCAACAATGAGTCTTGATTGCCAGTGGTCATAAGATTGAAGCGGGGCGGCAAACACCGTGTTTGACCGTCCGCGAAAGCATACGCGATAATCTTCAACGGTTTAAGCTCCTCCCAACTGACACAGAAATTTCGATGTTCAAATTCCCTGTTTTTGTTATTGCCGTCATCCTTTTGTCTTTGGTCGAACCAGCCATGGCACAGGCCAGGCGCGCCGATTACGGCCCTGTCGTCAAAGCTTATCTGACCGGGTTGAACGAAGAAGTGACAGAGCTGGAATTTCAATTTCGCCACAAGGAAATCACGCGCGCGGTGTACGAACGCACCAAACAGCGGTTGGCGGTGCGACGCCGATATGTCGAGCAAATGGCAGCCAAAACGACTGAAGATCGCGTTCCGGAATTGCAGGTGCTGGCGGATGATGAACTCGGTTTTTTGAAGTTGGGATTTGATCCTGACCTTGACCAGTTGGAACTTGGCGCAGAACTCGGCGGACGCTGGCGTGTGATGAGCATCGAGAAACTGCGTGACCGATTTTTCGTCCTGGAAAAATTGCTACCAGCGGAAGTCAGCCGCGTCGTCCCCGAACGAAAACTCGGTCCGAACAT
It includes:
- a CDS encoding mandelate racemase/muconate lactonizing enzyme family protein, producing the protein MSNQRREFLKTTVAVSTLSFAPKAFAEEVKDLSAKLDRVWDAPVLRAELVKPPVKIASMELLKAGKHLLVRARSTDGVEGISVCHTPVVTNTWPILVSKVLPYFVGRDARELETHLTGVYLKDSNYKWQGLPFWVSVACAEIAILDLLGKVAGRSLGELFGKVTKKDIAVYRASGNRGNAPEAEIEYLQKVVAETGAKAIKFRLGARMRYDDASTKRDLAMIPLTRKTFGDAMTIYADANGSYDVPMAVRIGRLLEEQKFRFFEEPVPFDYYDETRQIAGTLKIPIALGEQESSLRGFRRIIETHTARIVQPDLMYFGGFCRSIKVARMAEAAGLECTPHMSGGDLGYLYVAHFASVVPNAGPHQEFKDQDETLPVSCDTSTLKSVNGMMRVPAGPGIGVTIDPAFIRKATVVTT
- a CDS encoding MmcQ/YjbR family DNA-binding protein — translated: MKKNHLARVRQFCLDLPEVTEKLSHGAPTFFVKKKTFVMFVDNHHNDGRIAIWCAAPTGVQEMLIEAEPDKFFRPPYVGVRGWVGIKLDQVGDDELSSHIRQAWMMIAPTKLHSALNIGDES
- a CDS encoding DUF5110 domain-containing protein, producing the protein MKQILLPILSLLLLSLFLATIALAQESRIVWRPVASGVWSAKLGTPEQMDLLKAAGGKPQTETLAKLGGAEFPAALKDSEFQINRGRVFLRFPLRQQEELFGFGLNFKNVLQRGKTMTLHVDHYGGKDNGRTHAPVPFYVSSLGYGVLINSARYITVYAGTGLRQNSATPPKIKDRNTDRTWEAQPISDSVEILVPADGVEVFLFAGRSPMEVVQRYNLFNGGGVLPPKWGLGFTHRVPTLSTADDIRKEVAAFAEHGFPLDFIGLEPGWQTKSYPCSFDWDKGRFPQPERFVREMLGKGVRLNLWLNPYISPDSPIYNAVKPYTGTHNVWNGLVPDFTLPQAQQSYKDFFLFRHIGIGVSGYKIDEVDGYDQWLWPDVARFPSGLDGEQMRQIYGVLLQRLTAEWFHQRNQRTYGLVRGSNAVASALPYVIYNDYYDHRDFITALVNSSFAGVLWTPEVRASKSGEEWLRRMQSVCFSPMAMLNAWSDGTKPWTFREVEPQVREVALLRMRLLPYIYTAFAQYHFEGKPPVRAMYLVDDFLQASQPTAGRLDSTANPYALAAKQGIKDQFMLGDNLLVAPMFAGETSRKVYLPAGNWYDFYSGKYVGNGQAIDITPGLDRIPLYVKDGGIIPMIPAAMRAPRSDEVLSLEVRHYGTSEGGFALYDDDGETFNYEKGEFTWSALQVKKDGRGNLRGEAALSKNSHYRDLKWTFMTAEK
- a CDS encoding XdhC family protein, which gives rise to MTAREISAAIERALGEGRSLAIVSLMTKGDRTIEPKKLLVDDAGKPVAGTLGDAALDEIACRHAISLIADDRKEIVVVGSDEQPVGDLRLLFEISRPPLELIVCGGGHVGQSVAVAGRFLGFQVTVIDDRADFASREKFPDERIQLIADDFVAALQSLNITPASHIVIVTRGHRHDEICLHEVIAKPARYIGMIGSRRRTTTIRERLKREGVAPELLRRVHAPIGLDIGALTPEEIAIAILAEIVLVRRGGTGTPKSAEGPMVRAR
- a CDS encoding XdhC family protein, whose protein sequence is MSLLTQSEVYAEITKAQAEHRKLAVATIVTTAGSTPQRTGAKLLVYEDGRMLGTVGGGCVEADVWAEAREAIMESKPRLCKFTLRDNPDVPPDEEGMVCGGEMEVFIEVWN
- a CDS encoding DUF2721 domain-containing protein; the protein is MEDLTKALTALNILSAMITPAVLISACGTLVFSTSTRLGRVVDRVRELSRTIEELSRDEGEMDFPDERRAEVERQLLIHARRSRLIQQSVTSFYVALSLFVAAMVAIGYVAVFKKGGWMPNILGIVGTLFLFYGCMTLIAETRLALRAVNLEMEFTLMLRSKYQQRRAANQYIP